A region of Streptomyces sp. R44 DNA encodes the following proteins:
- a CDS encoding DUF3103 family protein → MSVRKQLRTALCGVALAGIVVTTAQGSAAATPSAAGAATMPQVTAAEDAAARSLARSLADSAWRAEVGRAVAGGKETGLQALADRSRTRAGASLAADVAAADRSVLAVKGLTADTGGLLTVTLTGAADSRRAPLVAVAPSDDEAADVTAYDTNGRAHTLDASETPDLPVYVIGIDGEKAVEAGLKVLERELAAAGVATSAAPAATADSGYWTSRITSVRLNDDKETWIKGDAEIFSIVSGFGQDGKVRVDTVTHPYLNDAGTTYHPNQILVNWSQYKYNLADVVMMEDDGDTNYSALAKAIATALLTITDLGAYIPLVDPVVDAIPSSFWTDDADFVDAWYTLARETTGIRDGAGGNGRFTFDRYWVSAL, encoded by the coding sequence TTGTCCGTCAGAAAGCAGCTCCGCACCGCCCTGTGCGGCGTCGCCCTCGCCGGCATCGTGGTCACCACCGCCCAAGGCTCCGCCGCGGCGACACCCTCGGCGGCCGGCGCGGCGACGATGCCGCAGGTGACCGCCGCCGAGGACGCGGCCGCCCGGTCGCTGGCCCGGTCGCTCGCCGACTCCGCCTGGCGGGCCGAGGTCGGCCGTGCCGTCGCCGGCGGGAAGGAGACCGGGCTGCAGGCCCTGGCCGACAGGTCCCGTACGAGGGCGGGGGCATCGCTCGCCGCCGATGTCGCGGCTGCGGACCGCTCGGTGCTCGCGGTCAAGGGGCTGACCGCCGACACGGGCGGGCTGCTCACCGTGACCCTGACCGGGGCCGCGGACTCCCGCCGCGCACCCCTCGTCGCCGTCGCCCCGTCCGACGACGAGGCCGCCGACGTCACCGCGTACGACACGAACGGCCGGGCTCACACCCTGGACGCGTCCGAGACCCCCGACCTGCCCGTGTACGTCATCGGCATCGACGGGGAGAAGGCGGTCGAGGCCGGGCTGAAGGTCCTGGAGCGTGAGCTCGCCGCCGCCGGTGTCGCCACCTCCGCCGCCCCGGCGGCGACCGCGGACTCCGGCTACTGGACCTCCCGCATCACCTCGGTGCGCCTCAACGACGACAAAGAGACCTGGATCAAGGGTGACGCCGAGATCTTCAGCATCGTCAGCGGCTTCGGGCAGGACGGCAAGGTCCGCGTCGACACGGTGACCCACCCGTATCTGAACGACGCGGGGACCACGTACCACCCGAACCAGATCCTGGTGAACTGGTCGCAGTACAAGTACAACCTGGCCGACGTCGTGATGATGGAGGACGACGGCGACACCAACTACTCGGCTTTGGCCAAGGCCATCGCCACCGCCCTGCTGACCATCACCGATCTCGGCGCGTACATCCCACTCGTCGACCCGGTCGTCGACGCGATCCCGTCCTCTTTCTGGACCGACGACGCCGACTTCGTGGACGCCTGGTACACCCTGGCCCGGGAGACCACCGGCATCCGAGACGGCGCCGGCGGCAACGGCCGGTTCACCTTCGACCGGTACTGGGTGTCCGCCCTCTGA
- a CDS encoding protein phosphatase, translated as MTESWPTGASGVLQLPSGRLVRGRALRRPLPEGPAPTFAVHLLGRRPPETPWASVWLRWPDFRLPADPAEARTVLGEAWERAADERVEFACGGGRGRTGTALACLAVLDGVPPAEAVAYVRRHYDRHAVETPWQRRYVRAFTTD; from the coding sequence ATGACCGAATCCTGGCCGACGGGCGCGTCAGGCGTGCTCCAGCTGCCCTCGGGTCGGCTGGTCCGCGGCCGTGCCCTGCGGCGACCCCTGCCTGAGGGCCCGGCCCCGACTTTCGCCGTCCACCTGCTCGGCCGCCGCCCGCCCGAGACCCCGTGGGCGTCCGTCTGGCTCCGCTGGCCCGACTTCCGGCTGCCGGCCGACCCCGCCGAGGCCCGTACGGTGCTCGGCGAGGCCTGGGAACGGGCGGCCGACGAACGGGTCGAGTTCGCCTGCGGCGGCGGACGGGGGCGTACGGGCACCGCCCTCGCCTGCCTCGCCGTCCTCGACGGCGTCCCGCCCGCCGAAGCCGTGGCCTATGTGCGCCGCCACTATGACCGTCACGCCGTCGAGACGCCCTGGCAGCGCCGTTACGTGCGCGCTTTCACCACCGACTGA